Proteins from one Physeter macrocephalus isolate SW-GA chromosome 16, ASM283717v5, whole genome shotgun sequence genomic window:
- the LOC102994610 gene encoding LOW QUALITY PROTEIN: olfactory receptor 4S2-like (The sequence of the model RefSeq protein was modified relative to this genomic sequence to represent the inferred CDS: inserted 1 base in 1 codon; deleted 1 base in 1 codon), protein MYFFLSFLSFVDICYSSVTAPKLIIDFQAKVKRISFDGCMVQLFFVHLLGCTEIFILTVMAYDRYVAICKPLRYLTIMDWKFCSILVVFCWLGGFVHTFIQTVLTVRVPFCGPNLIDHYFCDVHPLLKLVXTDTYVVGLIAVANSGMISLSSFVILVGSYMVILLSFKSHSSEGRHKDLSTCASHITVVILYLVPCIFIYLRPSTTFPEGKMVAVFYTVITPMLNPLI, encoded by the exons ATGTACTTCTTCCTTAGCTTCCTATCCTTTGTTGACATCTGCTATTCCTCTGTTACAGCCCCCAAGCTGATTATTGACTTTCAAGCCAAGGTCAAGAGAATCTCTTTTGATGGTTGTATGGTCCAGCTCTTTTTTGTCCATCTGCTTGGCTGCACAGAGATCTTTATCCTCACAGTGATGGCCTATGACAGGTACGTGGCCATCTGTAAGCCTCTACGCTATTTGACCATCATGGACTGGAAATTCTGCTCCATATTGGTGGTGTTCTGTTGGTTAGGAGGCTTTGTGCATACTTTTATCCAGACCGTGCTCACTGTACGAGTCCCTTTCTGTGGCCCCAACCTGATCGACCACTACTTCTGTGATGTCCACCCTTTACTGAAGCTGG GCACAGACACATATGTGGTGGGGCTCATTGCAGTGGCCAACAGTGGCATGATTTCACTGAGCTCCTTTGTCATTCTTGTGGGCTCTTACATGGTCATCTTGCTTTCCTTCAAGTCTCACTCATCAGAG GGGAGGCACAAGGATCTGTCCACATGCGCTTCCCATATCACTGTGGTAATATTATATCTTGTCCCCTGCATCTTCATCTACCTGAGACCTTCCACCACTTTTCCTGAGGGCAAGATGGTGGCTGTGTTTTATACTGTCATCACACCCATGTTGAATCCTCTGATCTAG